The following are encoded in a window of Maylandia zebra isolate NMK-2024a linkage group LG5, Mzebra_GT3a, whole genome shotgun sequence genomic DNA:
- the timeless gene encoding protein timeless homolog — protein MMNCELLATCSALGYLEGDAYHKEADCLESVKDLIRYLRHEDDARDVRQQLGESQIVQNDLLPIIIQHRQDKALFDACIRLMVNLTQPAMLCFGKVPDDPVFRHHFLQVTSHLQAYKEAFASESVFCILSETLYNLLQLDWEQRQEEDNLLIERILLLVRNVLHVPANPSEEKKVDDDASVHDQVLWAIHMSGFDDLIKFLASAQSEQQWSMHVLEIISLMFRDQTPEALVSAGHARSAEEKKKDSNELEALRQKEHAEKHSRTLQRGTRHSRFGGSFVVQGLKAIGDKDVIYHRNLQNFKNYTHDIGKAVRRVPKRHRKAQESGEKRRSALNVRLFLREFCVDFLENCYNRLMYLVKESLIREQTQQHDETYYLWALSFFMAFNRGSCFRADLVSETMSIRAFHFIERNITNYYEMLLTDRKEATSWSRRMHLALKAYQELLLTVNEMDRSQDESIRQSSSVIKSNIFYLMEYREIFLTLLRKYDETKQPQSYLKDLVESTHLFLRMLERFCKGRRNLMVQRKRVKRRKSHGKKKEAAPETSPEALEETWKIVEEELKGAGFKLSESLTQSLVPFDATSETPLEDQRTEAMVRVQDALLARMGPEALGLLRAAREVWPEGDVFGSADVEPEEELELLKQILHAKLPRSSQTAVVEEEEEEEDGPEMEEEELESVQVSETEFKFLDFIKRFANPGIVHPYLLLLKSYSKNTPHTNHCIARMLHRLAVDLKMDALLFQLSVFHIFNKILNDPAAAAYQELVTLGKYLVKRFVSLAAQNNKAYVELLFWKNVGAVREMTEGYTKEEEKRPAWTEEEEEELRRLYEEHRDSDVPDIVETLLPLLSNSNRTRRQVVTQLVHMRLVGNAKELKKPKKGTGIVLWTEEQELELQMLFEEYRDSDDVLGSIMKKLTAKRSRARVVDKLLSMGLVSERRELYKKRSRSAHGKSTGKGMTEEEFLAELTQGTQDDPVDRDDEYEQEDESEESEAEDLEEQESERPLNGGRRSQGMHSTGGRRPDVEKMVYALKQEGMSGPLLWLQNCLNKTADDRENDGLSQPVPLAPFTESNEEAMENKSFQRLLRKLGMRAPANEQESFWRIPAKISVSQLRSAAAALSPEEDKPKNDDEQDGTRSPAEEPRGEEEEDASHEQRAQALRALLLARKRKRYTAEDAAPESDAAPVDDTHDVNESSQDSTSTKRNRSRVLDDDEENDKDSATAAAMDTNGDEDSDKEDISAPVKRRRVVLIEEEEEED, from the exons ATGATGAACTGTGAACTTTTGGCAACGTGCAGTGCTCTAGGTTATCTGGAGGGAGATGCCTATCACAAGGAGGCTGATTGCTTAG AGAGCGTGAAAGACTTGATTCGCTATTTACGCCATGAAGATGACGCCCGTGATGTCCGGCAGCAGTTGGGTGAAAGCCAGATTGTACAGAATGACCTTCTGCCTATTatcattcagcacagacaggaCAAAGCCTTATTTGATGCCTGCATCAG acTCATGGTCAACCTCACGCAGCCTGCCATGCTCTGTTTTGGTAAAGTCCCAGATGACCCGGTGTTCAGGCATCACTTTTTGCAAGTGACATCTCATTTGCAGGCTTATAAGGAG GCATTTGCCAGTGAGAGTGTGTTTTGTATCTTGAGTGAGACATTGTACAACCTTCTACAACTT GACTGGGAGCAGAGACAGGAAGAAGATAACCTGCTGATAGAGAGGATTTTGCTGCTGGTTAGAAATGTGCTTCATGTACCTGCAAACCCCAGTGAAGAGAAG AAAGTGGATGATGATGCCAGTGTCCATGATCAAGTGCTGTGGGCCATTCACATGAGCGGCTTTGATGACCTGATCAAGTTCCTGGCCTCAGCACAGAGTGAGCAGCAGTGGAGTATGCATGTGTTGGAAATCATCTCCCTTATGTTCAGAGACCAG aCTCCAGAAGCTTTGGTGAGTGCCGGCCATGCTCGTTCagcagaagagaagaagaaggactCTAATGAGCTGGAGGCACTGAGGCAGAAGGAGCATGCAGAGAAACATTCCCGCACTTTACAGAGAGGGACCAG ACACTCTCGCTTCGGAGGGTCTTTTGTTGTTCAAGGACTGAAGGCAATAGGGGACAAAGATGTGATCTATCACAGGAACCTTCAGAAT ttcaaaAATTACACTCACGACATTGGCAAAGCAGTGAGACGTGTTCCCAAGAGGCATCGAAAGGCCCAAGAAAGTGGGGAGAAACGACGTTCGGCCTTAAATGTTCGACTTTTCCTGCGAGAGTTTTGTGTGGACTTCTTGGAGAACTGCTACAATCGACTCATGTACCTCGTTAAG GAAAGCCTCATTCGTGAGCAGACTCAGCAACATGATGAGACCTATTACCTGTGGGCACTCAGCTTTTTCATGGCTTTCAACAGAGGCAGTTGTTTCCGTGCCGACCTAGTTTCTGAGACCATGTCAATCCGGGCGTTTCATTTTATTGAGCGCAACATTACCAACTACTATGAGATGCTGCTCACAGACCGGAAAGAGGCCACTTCTTGGTCCCGCAG GATGCACTTGGCACTAAAGGCATATCAAGAACTGCTGCTAACTGTGAATGAGATGGACAGATCGCAGGATGAAAGCATCCGGCAGAGTTCCAGCGTCATTAAAA GTAACATATTCTACCTGATGGAGTACAGAGAGATTTTCCTGACCTTGCTGAGAAAGTATGATGAAACCAAGCAACCTCAATCCTACCTCAAAGACCTGGTAGAGTCAACTCACCTCTTCTTGCGAATGTTAGAGCGCTTCTGCAAAGGCCGCAGAAACTTGATGGTGCAG AGGAAGAGGGTGAAGCGGAGAAAGTCTCATGGTAAGAAAAAGGAGGCAGCTCCAGAAACTAGTCCAGAGGCCCTGGAGGAGACCTGGAAGATTGTAGAGGAAGAGCTGAAGGGTGCAGGGTTTAAG TTGTCTGAATCTTTAACTCAAAGCTTAGTGCCGTTTGATGCCACGTCTGAGACTCCCCTTGAGGATCAGCGTACTGAGGCTATGGTGAGAGTGCAGGATGCTCTGCTGGCTCGAATGGGCCCAGAAGCTCTGGGGCTGCTGCGTGCTGCCAG AGAGGTGTGGCCAGAGGGAGATGTGTTTGGTTCAGCTGATGTGGAACCTGAAGAGGAACTGGAACTCCTTAAGCAGATCCTCCATGCCAAACTGCCAA GGTCATCTCAGACTgctgtggtggaggaggaggaagaggaggaggatgggcCAGAGATGGAAGAGGAAGAGCTGGAGTCTGTCCAGGTTTCTGAAACAGAGTTCAAATTTCTAGACTTCATCAAGAG ATTTGCCAACCCCGGTATTGTTCATCCGTACCTTCTCCTGCTGAAATCCTATTCAAAAAACACCCCACACACAAACCACTGCATTGCTCGAATGCTGCACCGCCTGGCTGTTGACCTTAAAATGGACGCCCTGCTCTTCCAGTTGTCAGTTTTCCACATTTTCAACAAAATCTTAAATGACCCTGCTGCAGCTGCTTACCAG GAACTAGTGACTCTTGGCAAATATTTAGTGAAGCGGTTCGTTTCACTGGCAGCACAGAACAATAAAGCGTATGTGGAGCTGCTGTTCTGGAAAAATGTGGGAGCTGTGCGTGAGATGACAGAAGGCTACACCAAAGA agaggaaaagagaccaGCATGgactgaagaggaggaagaggaattGCGCAGACTCTACGAGGAGCACCGTGACTCTGACG TGCCAGACATAGTGGAGACTCTCCTGCCATTACTAAGCAACAGCAACCGCACTCGGCGTCAGGTAGTGACGCAGCTGGTACATATGCGCCTGGTGGGCAATGCTAAAGAACTGAAGAAACCCAA GAAAGGTACTGGAATTGTTCTGTGGACTGAAGAGCAAGAGCTGGAGTTGCAGATGCTGTTTGAGGAGTACAGAGACTCTGATG ATGTGCTGGGTAGCATCATGAAGAAGCTCACTGCTAAGCGCTCCCGAGCACGTGTGGTGGACAAGCTGCTCAGCATGGGCCTGGTGTCTGAGAGACGAGAACTGTATAAGAAGAGAAGTCGGAGTGCTCATGGGAAGAGCACTGGAAAAGGAATG ACTGAAGAAGAGTTCTTGGCTGAACTCACACAAGGCACCCAGGATGATCCTGTGGACAGAGATGATGAATATGAGCAAGAGGATGAGTCTGAGGAGAGTGAGGCAGAGGACCTTGAAGAGCAGGAAAGTGAAAGACCACTAAATGGTGGCAGGAGGAGCCAAGGCATGCACTCTACAGGAGGAAGGAGACCTGATGTAGAGAAAATGGTGTATGCTCTGAAACAGGAAG gCATGTCTGGACCTTTGTTGTGGCTACAGAATTGTCTGAACAAAACTGCAGATGATCGTGAAAATGACG GTTTGTCTCAGCCTGTTCCACTGGCCCCGTTCACAGAGTCAAATGAAGAAGCCATGGAAAACAAGAGCTTCCAACGACTGTTGCGCAAATTGGGAATGCGAGCACCTGCAAATGAACAG GAGTCCTTCTGGAGAATCCCTGCAAAGATCAGTGTATCTCAGCTCCGGAGTGCGGCTGCAGCTCTCAGCCCTGAGGAGGACAAACCTAAAAATGATGATGAGCAAGATGGGACCAGGAGCCCAGCAGAGGAACCCCgtggggaggaagaggaggacgcGTCTCATGAACAGAGAGCTCAGGCCCTGAGAGCTCTGTTGCTTGCACGCAAGAGGAAACGATACACCGCTGAGGATGCAG